ACTACAGAAAGGACACACATCTAGCACAGAGTAAGACATTAAAACTCTTCTCTGATTATTTTAGACCTTAAGTTACTGGAACTCCTTGCAGTATTGTATAAGGAATTAATTgcatgcaaacacacacattCATCTCCTATGAAATAAGCAGACCAGACACTTTATCCATGAGGAAAAGCTGTCACATATGTATTAAACTGAACTTTGATACTGCAGGCAACACCACTCTGCAACTGCCCAACAAACCCTGAACTGCCCATAagcaaagcagccctgcagacatATGGAGGGCTCCTCCACAGGAGCTGGCAGATTGCAGAGGGAGTAGATGCAAAAGAAGCCTGGAGGGAACTGCACAAGAGATACAGCAGCATTAACAATACACTGAAACAACTAACAgggagcaaaagaaaagaagaaaatagccAGCCCAAACTGATAGAgatctttaatttaaaaccacGTAAGTTTATTCATTGGGAAAGTGCAACAAAATACCCCAGGGATAGTGCATTCCACTCCAACaattaaaattgcattaaaaagtAGATAGGATGGTCTGAATCTTAAAAAGAACTAGCACAAAGCTagtgcttttctttgtttcaatATATTTATCTTTCAGTGACAGAGATAGTCACTGATTAATTTTTTAGGTACTTAATTTACAGCTtcattgcttttatttgcaAGTCATCCTGTTCCTTACAGATGCTAGCTTGGGACTGGAGAACTGTAACACACAGGCACTTAGGAGAGGGCAGTTTTGAAAGAATGGCGATGTTCGGCTCAGTCACATACTCACTGCTGGGAGGAGACCCAGTTGGGAGCTACTAGATATTCTAAGTAGATTTTGCTCCCAACTGTTTCTCTCTAAAATCTGAGATAAGTTGTTCAGTACCATTCATAAAAGCAgattctgctgcagctgaggagatGCAAGCAGGCAAAAAGAGAGCACAGGACTACAGAAAGCTTACAGCAGGTGTTGCTTGAGGGAGCTGCCAGTTTCTGACCACTGAACCCATTTTTGCTGTGGAAGTAATTATCTTGAAAATGCTGCAGGTAGGTCTCACACCCACAGCAACCTATTCTCATACATACTTGTTACTTTGCTTCAGCTGAGCTTTACAAACCCAACAGGATTCTCTACCACATAGCAATTATTTATCTTCTGCTAACACTCTCGGCCCAATGATTTCAAAATACTTTATAAGCATCATGCCTAAAGCTTAAACCAAGCTTCATCAAAAGCTCAAACCATTTAAGCTTAACCAAGCTTAAAAGTTCTCTGACATACAggtattttaaaggaaacagaGTACAGTAAACATTTGCAACAAAATGCCAATAAAGTTAATCTTTTGAGTCCCAGTCCTGAacttatcctttttttccttttacattctttttctcctcctatTTATTACAGCAAGAAGGACGACATTTATCCTGCACAAGTTTATTAACCACAATACAGACAAGTGACTTCCAGTATTACGTCAGTTCCTAATTCCATACGGAGGTTGCCTGTCTGGTCCATGTCAGTGTGATGGCCTGGTCTCAGCTGACTCTGTTTGGTTTGTGTCTTTTGGCTTTGCTGTTCTCATGATAACTGTCTTCAGAGGGTGCTTGGCCCTTTCCATTTGTCCCAGATTCCTCTGGAAATTTCTGGCCCTCAGCCAACACCTGTCGAATAGTCATGTTGATGCGGGAGGACTGCAGGTACTTGGCACACACCTGCCAGTCCTCATCAGAGCTGTGCTCAATGACTGAGCCAACAGGAAGGTCTGAACAAAGAGCTTGGTTgaggcaggaaggcagagctgtcccctcAGGGTTGGGGAGGACCCGGGGGACAGCATGGTACAGCAGGCGGCTGAAGCCAGACATCACCATGATATCTCCACTGTGCATGAACATCGCTGTTGGCGCCTCCTCCCGCTTCAGGCCCCCAAGCAAAAATATCGAGGATTGCCCAAAGCTAGAGACAGTAtaaagatggagagaaaaaacaaattcaggTAGAGAACAATTTTCTGTACAGTAAGAAAATATCAGTAGTTAAATTCCTTCATAAAAAACATCCCAAGCAATCACAAAAACCAGAGGGACTCCTAAGAACAGCTTTTAGATGGGAACATGGCAGAGTGTGAGCAATTGCCCTGCCAGGTTTGAAGCTCTGCTGAGATACTTCTTTTGTACCCAACTAGCACTTTGCTGCTTTAGAACAGACCTGCGCTCTCTGCAAAAGAGCTCTTCACTCCAGGCACTATATCCAGGCTATTCAAGCAGTCCTTAAAGAAAAACTATATCCTTGACCTACAGTGTTCTGTTATTCATATCTTCTGAGAGTGAAGATTATATATGCCATTAGCAAACTACATCATACTGCCTTCCTATAACCATAAGCAACCCTAGAAAAAAGCCATGCATCTTTCCATAACACTCAAGTGTGCTTTCCTTGACTCACCTGAATGATAACAGGGGCCGAGAATGGTCTAGTTCAGACTCATCCACATGAATTCCCAGTGAAGAGTCAAAATGATAGTAGTTCAAGATCCCTGCTTGGGCCTGGAAACCCCGAAacccacaggctgcagccacTTGTTCTGATAGGAATGCAAGGTCTGAGGGGAAAGGAGTGTGGTGATTTGCTGAGTACTTCTGGAAggaggggggggggagggaaaaaaaaaaaagaaagccacaCCACACTCATCAGAGCAGCAAATACACTTGGAAACAGACATTGAAAAAGAACTCAAAATCCTGGCTGATAGTTATGGAGAAGGACATCACATTTACCTATAAAATGACTACAACACAGGCAGAACCATGGCAAATTTACCTCCTACCATTAAATTTGTGGCCCAGGCTGAGACCAACAGAGATTCAATTAATTGTGGAGTTAATCATTTTATCTAGATGCTAAACTTGAAATCAGTAAGGTTAGTACCAACATCCTGAGGATTTTCTCAGTCACAACCTGAAGCTGCCAATGGAAAGACAGTTCCATAGCTCATCAACAGAGCTCTAAAACAAGCATCTTTATTCCTTCATTAATAACAAGCAGAAATCAACTCCAAACCtactttttctctctcccttaaGTCATTCTGAGAAGACTGGAAGATAATAACCAAACTTTTATTAAGGCCATCCAATAATAGGTTGATCTAGTAAATAAAAGGCTACAAGCAGATTTGGTTATCTGCAATATACAGATAAGATGCATATTCACTCTTGTTCCGTGTGATGTCATAGTTATTATTCCAATACACTCTGCCAGTGTTTATCAGTCTCTATCTTTCTCAGTCTCatgaaaaaaagtttattttgatCAGGATTCTCAAAACAGCTGTTAGTTGGTAAGAATGCACTATAGTGGTTCAGACTCATTAAAGTTCAAAATCACATGAGCAGCAGTTTCTTCTTGCTCCTGCTCACCCCACCAAAGAGCAGTTTCCCAGAAGTCACACTCAGCTTAACAGTTAGCAACGTTTTTGTAATCATCCCTTTTGGTAGGTAAAAATGCCACTTACCCTGAAATAGTTGCAGGTTTAGAGCTGAGTGTATGCTATCACGTTAACTTTCAAAGGAAAGAATGCAGCAATGGACTTCTGCTGTTAAACCCTTCACAGTAAACCAATacaaattaaaatgttcttaaaagAACAGTTTGTTAGTGCCTTTCCTCAAGACTGTCTTGTAGGATCCTAAACATTTTATTCCATTATGTCCTTCACTGCTTGCCATTCTGAGTGCTTATGGCtaagaaaaatggagaagaatTTAACCTCAATACCTTAGTATCCCAGTTATAATGGTAACCAAGGGTCACCCAGCGCAGCTTCTCCAACAGGCTCCTGGGCTCCCATTTACTGGAACCTCTCCTTCTACAAAGacaaaatataaagaaataggAGATGTGTTAATTTCTGAGGGGTCTTCTGGTAGTGCAGCATACAGTAACGAGATTCACTCATCCATTTCACAGCCTATTAAAACTGATCAATgctaaacttttattttcagtgccaACACTTTCTTCCTTCAAAGACTCTGAAAATTTAGTGTTCATGGAACGTGTGCAAGCTATGGGGCCTATTGCCAACTATTGTCAGTTTGAAAGCTTGTATTTTCAAATGGTACCCAAGAGATTATTGGATGGAAACACAATGAGTAGCGCGGACTAAGAAATCAGAATTAAAGACATCCTATTTGAGCACCCAAAAGTGAAAGACCAGAATCTGAAGATTTGAAATCTGcaaattcaaggaaaaaatattctaggCACTTAATGGAAAATTACAAGTGAGGAAAATGAGTTGCCTGACAGAGAAGCATAGCATGCTGCCTAATATTGCAAAGGATGGTTAGTTCTACTACTTGGTACTTTGATAAAATGCCCTTAGGATGGGCTGACTCACAGTAAGAAGTAAGACTTCTCTTGACTTCTCCCAGTGTCAAGAAGCCTGGACTGCAGGTGTCCCCCTATCCAGACTGCTATGCAGGACAAAGAACTGTTCTTCTCACATGACAAGCCTGAAGTAAAGGGACTGAGTGGTCTGAAGCCACACACCAATTTACCATTCTTACTTGTAGGCAATGAAAGCAAGGAGAGGGTTCTAGGACAGATTATGGAAAAGCCTTTGAAAAGTTACAGAGTACAAATAACTAAATCAGATAGAAATATGTTAAAGACAAATACAAAAAGGAAGGTACACATCTATCTTCTAGTCTACTCATTCCAGTAatttcagcacatttttctCAAGCCAAGTCATGTGTTAtggtaaggaaagaaaaatatagaaaaggaaaatatactCAGAAGATAAACAGTAGTACCAGACGGCGGGCTCTCATTAATAGCCTCATTAGTTCAGCATGACATGCTCTTGTATACAAAAAAAGATTGATATTTGTGCTGTCATGTTCAAGTCTCAGCCAAACATCTTCATTTAATGTGCATTTCTATCTGGACACACAGCTTTTTCCTGCCCTTCAACTATGTCATCTTATATCTCATAAGACAAACcaggaacaggagaaaaggcAAGTTTCTTTACCTTTAGTAATTTTTCTTAGCTCACTGATTACTGAAAATAGTCTCTCCAATTTCCATCTGTCATAGGGTAACAGCAACTGCAATTACCATAAACACCAACACAGTAACTGTCAAATACATGCTGCTTGGAACAATTTGTGTAGCCCACAAGCAAGCAACACAGCATTTAGAAAAGTGAGAGCCCACAGTTTGTTCTTGTGCATCTTTCCACAAACAATGTTCATAATGAAACACCTTCAGCATGTGCCTTTCCAAAGTGCCCTTTTTTTGCTACAGTGCTAGAGTTATGCACAACTGCAAGAGCCCAAATGCACGTGGGAAGACCCTATTCCCAGAACTTGGTATTTTATATGTGTTTTCATAAGTGATTGCTAAGAAGGGGAAAGTATGAGTGTTGTGTATGTGGAAAGAATGAGGCCCCacaagaaagcacagaaaaggtCTGGTATAACTATGTTAGAAAAAGATTGAACAGCATGGGAGCTTTGCTCTGAAGATCCCTTGTTTCTTTATTTGCTGGTAATGACTGCATCTGTAAAACCCCTCCAGCCTTTTCCTTATACATAAGGATGGACATACCTGTATATTTATATCTCCCTTGTGGGAATGCTCTATTCCCTTTTATGCTTTTAACTGTCCCCAGTGCTAGAGAAAACACTCAGGCTCCACTTTGTGAGGAAAGCATAGCATATATGTCTAGGAATTGTATAGATTCACCCTACCTTCTGATTCCTGCATCCTGAAAAGAACAGATAAGCCATTATCCAAGCACATCCATGCATTATCCTATGACTTTAAATAGCATTAAAGGTGTGACCCATCTTAGAAGTAGACCTCTTTTCAGTTAAGCACTGTTTCTCACCTCCCTGAAATGCTTTCACCCCAGATACTAGAGGCTGGCTAGTCCATCTACTGCCTCTAGGCATAAGCACAAATACAGCAGTTTGCTCATTTGAAGACTCAGGTAAGTACTTCATAAAATTGCCAGGGTTGCTGCCAGCCATCACTTTTCTAAACACTGTTTTCAACTGAAATGGATTCAGCTGCAAATTAACCTCTGCTCTGATCATTCTCTGCACACAGGaggtcctgctgggagaggcccGAG
This sequence is a window from Serinus canaria isolate serCan28SL12 chromosome 5, serCan2020, whole genome shotgun sequence. Protein-coding genes within it:
- the ALKBH1 gene encoding nucleic acid dioxygenase ALKBH1 isoform X2, whose amino-acid sequence is MRSVGSFASIGSATRPTCGAWWTSLRRGARCSDHSSVFLQSVIKMPTEQDYSQLASGKPMASVGIQRHWVKQCLKLYPEKPNVCNLDLHMAPEKTTDLWGQSKEQLRRRGSSKWEPRSLLEKLRWVTLGYHYNWDTKKYSANHHTPFPSDLAFLSEQVAAACGFRGFQAQAGILNYYHFDSSLGIHVDESELDHSRPLLSFSFGQSSIFLLGGLKREEAPTAMFMHSGDIMVMSGFSRLLYHAVPRVLPNPEGTALPSCLNQALCSDLPVGSVIEHSSDEDWQVCAKYLQSSRINMTIRQVLAEGQKFPEESGTNGKGQAPSEDSYHENSKAKRHKPNRVS
- the ALKBH1 gene encoding nucleic acid dioxygenase ALKBH1 isoform X1; its protein translation is MAAAALTREGGEDAFRRLFRFYRQRDASDLRGVVDFSAPGGQVFRSQLSISSVSDQDAYRAGLQPVSQWKAYGLSGYPGFIFIPNPFLPGCQRHWVKQCLKLYPEKPNVCNLDLHMAPEKTTDLWGQSKEQLRRRGSSKWEPRSLLEKLRWVTLGYHYNWDTKKYSANHHTPFPSDLAFLSEQVAAACGFRGFQAQAGILNYYHFDSSLGIHVDESELDHSRPLLSFSFGQSSIFLLGGLKREEAPTAMFMHSGDIMVMSGFSRLLYHAVPRVLPNPEGTALPSCLNQALCSDLPVGSVIEHSSDEDWQVCAKYLQSSRINMTIRQVLAEGQKFPEESGTNGKGQAPSEDSYHENSKAKRHKPNRVS